The genome window aaataatgaagaaagaattGGCTAAAACtttcatatacattattattattattattattattattattattattcagactctAACAAATTCATACTTTCAAGCCTATAAACATCCATAATGTTTATATGATAagattattattcatgttttatgCATATCAGCTGACTTCAGATGACTCCTGTAGTGGCCACTGGAGACTTGGTAATCCCTGGATAGCTGACTTTCCTAaatcttctctttctttaaatcttcatcttttctctctttagATGTTTAACTTCTTCATCTGAAACCCCTAAAGGACAGAGTGAACAGATTACAGACCCAAGATGGCCTCCAGAGGGAAATTAGCCTACCCATCAAGAAAGGTTTCGCAAAGATACACagatatatgcataattattattatatatttccttgacaaaaaatatacagatctatatacaagaaaaatagtttaatcTCCTTACAAAGGAAAGGCCAATCGTAGCACGTACTAAGTTTATCAAGAACGGAGCGGGAGACTGAACAACACAGCGGTACAGAACGCGTACTGGAAAGCACGTCAGCGGCTAGACCAAACGCGTACGCAACGTCTTGCGTACCCACTTGAgagtgatatacatatacacacggtttatactgtataattatatataatatatatatatcaatgtacaTTAAATATTTGCAGTGTCGCTTATCACACGCACAAGAAACAGGAGGGTTGCGGCAATGTTTTGGAGAGTGCCTCGGTATGGAGTGAATTCAGAGCTGGCAACATGGAGGTGGTGAGGTATCTTGACGTTATCTATTGAATAACAAAGCTTTGGATAAAGTGATCAACAAAAGGGGGGTGGGGTCAGAGGATCTACTTCAAATGCCTCAGAAAAGGTCAACAGGAAACACCGTACAGGTGTAAATATACTCATGTCCAACAGCTGTCGAACATATTAAAGCTCCCGATTGGATGCAACGGAAGACaggaagaaaatagaataaaatatgtacataaaaaacaCTGGTCACTTGATAAATGAAGAGGATATTTTGTGGCAGTCACTGAAGAGAATGATGTGGTTATCTCTTCTGTTTCTGTCGACATTTTAGTGACGGAAGATCCCGGTTAGAAGAACCGTTAACAATATCGCTGTTATGTTGGTTGAGAGGCAGCTGGAACTGCTTTCGGCATCTTGAGTGTATTCTGGAAGCGGAAAGTGGGTCTATTATTGACATGGTTGTGAAAGGATCACGTTAAATGATATCAGAacctgataaacaaataaaaatgtatggaaTTTGCTGTCCCCTTGAGGTACAGTCACAATAGTCGTGATATGGCAACGACAAGTGGTCACTTACATTAATGTAAATGCGGTAACCAGAGAACGCGTGAATTGTGGGctctcactgtatatatacatttacctaatataattttttaaaacttatatacaagtgttattgttattgttgttaaaggcactgttgttgttgttgttgttgttgttgtgatctTACCTGTTCTGTGCTTGCTCCCTCTGTGGTTCCTCCTGATCTCTGCTCTGACATCCTCCCTCAGCTCCTCAAGCTCCTCgatctcctccctcctctccgcCTCCTCCCTCCTGGTCTCTGCCGCCATGTGGGCTCTCTCCTCCTCcattctcctcctctcttcctccatcagcctcctctcctcctccatcaacctcctctcctcctcctgcctctGCCTCTGTTCCTCCAGACGCCTCATTTCTTCCTCggctctcctcctctcttcctcctgcctctgtctctcctctGCCATTTCCCTGTGcatcctttcctcttcttccaggATCCTGTTTTCAAGGTCCTCGATGCGCTGCAAACGAAAACAGAATTAAAGGCCTGGTAATGCAAACCTTGGGTCAGTCTTCAAGTCCTATACTATCCCCACTAGATACCCTGCAAAGTTGCTGGATTTGAACCCGAATGCAAGTTCGGAATGCTAATGTCGAATTACTAGCTTTTCCACTAAAGTTCACTGATGTTTTAATGAACCAATGCTAATTACCTCCAGGTCATTTTCGATGAGGGTAATTTCCACTTCGTGGACAGTCTCCTCGCTCGGCGGTGGGGTCGTTGTCTTTCTCCTGGGGACCCTTGGTGTCGTAGTTGATGcttcagttgttgttgttgttgttgttgttgttgttgtggtagcTGCTTGAGTAGTGGTAGGGGCTGGCGTGGTTGTCGTTACAACTTTTGGCCTGGCCGTGGCAGCAGTTTCTCGGGCTTTGCTCTGGATTGATTCCGAGTAGGAGAGAATGTGCTGGATTTTCTCCATGTAAGGGCAACCCTGCGGAAGAGACGAAACAGGAATCAGTTTACTTAAGGAGATTACGCAAAACCCTCTTCCAGAAATCTCATGTCATCGTAAGGAGAGGCTTCCAAGAGCAAGATGCCAATTGCTGTTGATAAGGGCCACATATgcatttttcatatacatttcttCATTCCACTCTATCTTACCCTGCACTCTTGATTCCTGAAGCTTAAAATCCAGTAGCTCTAACACTTCTGCTGCATCTTATGTAAGTACTTTCTAAGTCTCCCTCCCTTGCAGACACCAGCTACTTCCATCTTATGCTGCCTTTTCCATACAATGACTTCTACCATTCTCTTTGCATGTCTGAGCCcattttaaatcaaaacaatCACTCCTTATCTGTACATTCCTATCCAGAAGTTTCACTTACATTATCAAAACTTTTAAGCTAGAgattttcacagttttatcacCAAGTACCCAAATATTTATCAGACCTTTGACCCGAATCCCTAATGAACTTTTGCTTAACAGAAAAATTCAGTTGAAACGGTACTACTCATGTTTACTGCCCTCAGCACACTCCTGAGATCCTATAATGTCGGAAATCCTTGCAGCAAGCTTGAGCACATTTTTGTCATCCCTCAAGCCAATCCTTGAAAATTATCTTGCAAGCCCCCGTGGTTTTGCACATCCAGGTTAAGAACTCCCATTATGAATACATTTACCAGAATTTAAGTGTCAGTTCTCTGAGTATTTCAAGACTTAGCCTACCACTTTTGTCTCTCTCTGGGTATTTCTTTCTTAAGCCCCACTGTAGTCCCACACTTTTAACAGAATACAGTACTGAGTTCTCTACAGCCTTCTAAACTTAGCCCATCAATCTGTGTCTATTCCTGGGTATTCCATTCCTTGTGCCTTACCTTTCCTTGCTTCATGGGCTGGAGGGGAGTGGTGTCGATACCCAGTTCGGTGAAGCGCTCCCTGCACTGGGCAACGTAGCTCTGGTCGGCATCTGGTCTGCGCGTGTAGATCCAGGAGAAGGCTGCTCTGAAGCCCATGAATTCCATGCAGGAGTGCGCACACGCATAGTTGTCGTAGTCTGTATCCACAATCTGGAGATGGTAATAGTAATGAGTTAAATATgactcagtgatctggttaagcTCCTTAATGATATATTGACAGTCATAGGATGAATAGCATTAAGAGTTCTTCTCTAGGTAAAAGGGATCTCCAAAATTCTAAACAATTCTTAACTGAGGCTACACTGAGCCACATTTCAGCTACCCTAATTTATCCCGTTACATCTGTGTATTTTCTTTCGACATGAGGTACCTTACAATAATGTTGATAGTCAGTATCAATAACATTAACAGTCCTTATACAGTCATACAAGGTTTCTAAGATTCCAGACAGGTCTTAATTGAGGCTAGAGTGGGCAACATTTCAGCTTCCCTAATTTATCTTGTTACAACTGCATAGTGACACAAGGTTCCTTAGCCTCTGACACACTGTACACCCTGCACCTTGCCTGATAAGGTCTATGCTAGCTGGTCAATGTCCAGAGATCATCATCAAGCCTCTTAACCCTTTCAACACCTTAGAACAGGAACCCATGCTGTCAAAAAGCTGGGTTCACCTAACCCATCCTAGCCCAAGGGCTGACCTAGAGTACACAAGACAACAAATCAAAGGCTCTCCTCACCTGGAAAGGTGCGCTGGGCACTCCGTCAGCCTCGACGACgtaatttccctcctccttctcGGGGTCTGGCCTGATGACGGAGTTCTGTCGCACTTTCCTGTTCTCTGCCGTGATTCCCTTCTCGACAACCTTCATCAGAGATCCTGCGACGACAAGGAAAGAACACCTGATGAATGTCTGATCGCTGGTTTCACTCTGGGAGGTTCGAGTCCCTTGTGGGTTTGACCTCGTCGAGGTCTGAGGTCCTACCGCTCAAAGGCATGTCACCTCATCGTAACTAATACTGGGAGGGCCCGGTAAGGTAATCCTCACATTTAGAATGCATTTATCACATAATCTACAATAGGAGGAACTCTCGATCTTAAAAATGTAAACTCAGAATTGATCAAATTGGCATTTTGATGACACAAATTTCATTTCCAGGACTGAACTGCAATGAGATTACTAAGTAACAGGTGTTAATAGGCCTAAATAGGGCCTGAAATAATAGGCCACACTTACCTCTCAATGTATAGTTGGTTAATGAGCAAGACACAATTTGGCTGTATTCGTTGGGAACCATTTCCTGGGCAAACCAGACACCTGAGTACTgtaaagagagaggggaaaaataattAGATGGTCCGCTTTTAGATTTGCCGTCTTTCAGCCCGATCTCGGCTTGTTtcgactctctcttatattactgaTAGTTTTGGCGGAGTAAGTGAACTAGTAGGCAGataatgattaattatatatatatatatatatatatatatatatatatatatatatatatatatatatatatatatatatatatatatatattatatatatataattatatacatatatataattatataactaaatcataattatttatggGTAAGAGATTAAATGGTTGATACTTCAATGATTAGTGTATAATCTTTATACTGAAACACATTGATGATTTACTTAATTGTACAGACCACGTGAAAATATGCCAGAATTatgcttaataatatatatttttatttattaatacaaccTTCCATT of Macrobrachium rosenbergii isolate ZJJX-2024 chromosome 34, ASM4041242v1, whole genome shotgun sequence contains these proteins:
- the LOC136856063 gene encoding golgin subfamily A member 6-like protein 26, yielding MLPSLPRLGGYSAALLLPSVLALLVTLPPPSEASAFGIPEFLEFGECAQTKNMVDLDISRYSGVWFAQEMVPNEYSQIVSCSLTNYTLRGSLMKVVEKGITAENRKVRQNSVIRPDPEKEEGNYVVEADGVPSAPFQIVDTDYDNYACAHSCMEFMGFRAAFSWIYTRRPDADQSYVAQCRERFTELGIDTTPLQPMKQGKGCPYMEKIQHILSYSESIQSKARETAATARPKVVTTTTPAPTTTQAATTTTTTTTTTTTEASTTTPRVPRRKTTTPPPSEETVHEVEITLIENDLERIEDLENRILEEEERMHREMAEERQRQEEERRRAEEEMRRLEEQRQRQEEERRLMEEERRLMEEERRRMEEERAHMAAETRREEAERREEIEELEELREDVRAEIRRNHRGSKHRTEYTQDAESSSSCLSTNITAILLTVLLTGIFRH